One segment of Massilia sp. Se16.2.3 DNA contains the following:
- a CDS encoding TraB/GumN family protein → MLVSGSRPGPGLWKVSKGEHVLWVFGTYSPLPAKMEWQSRAVERIIAHSQEYLKPPEVSVDVGWSGVAALPFLIGAKKNPDGRELRDILPPELYARWLPLKEKYFAGDQGVERERPSFVADELYSRALRHAGLSRGDEVRKRIGELAEKHHLKFTDASYHVTIKQPVKALREFKKSSMDDVPCLARTIDSLDTDVDVMRTRANAWAVGDLDEIRKLSFADRTAACSNALGTSSVATLQPELKDMHARAAEQWVAAAEKALATNASTFTVVHIKEILHPHGVIATLQARGYTVEPPK, encoded by the coding sequence GTGCTCGTCTCGGGCAGCCGCCCGGGTCCGGGCTTGTGGAAGGTGTCGAAGGGCGAGCATGTGCTATGGGTGTTCGGCACCTATTCGCCCTTGCCGGCCAAGATGGAATGGCAATCGCGCGCGGTCGAAAGGATCATCGCGCACTCCCAGGAATACCTGAAGCCGCCGGAGGTGAGCGTCGACGTCGGCTGGAGCGGGGTGGCGGCCTTGCCTTTCCTGATCGGCGCCAAGAAAAATCCCGATGGCCGCGAGCTCAGGGACATCCTGCCGCCCGAGTTGTATGCGCGCTGGCTGCCCCTGAAGGAAAAATATTTCGCGGGCGATCAGGGCGTCGAGCGTGAACGGCCTTCCTTTGTCGCCGACGAACTGTACAGCCGCGCATTGCGCCACGCCGGCCTGTCGCGCGGGGATGAAGTACGCAAACGAATCGGCGAGCTGGCCGAAAAACACCACCTGAAATTCACCGATGCCAGCTACCACGTGACGATCAAGCAGCCGGTCAAGGCGCTGCGCGAGTTCAAGAAGTCCAGCATGGACGACGTGCCTTGCCTGGCCAGGACCATCGACAGCCTGGACACGGACGTCGACGTGATGCGTACCCGTGCCAACGCCTGGGCGGTCGGCGACCTCGACGAGATCCGCAAGCTGAGCTTTGCCGACCGCACTGCGGCCTGCAGCAATGCCCTCGGAACCAGTTCGGTCGCGACCTTGCAACCCGAGCTGAAGGACATGCACGCGCGCGCCGCCGAGCAGTGGGTGGCGGCTGCGGAAAAGGCGCTCGCCACGAACGCCAGCACCTTCACGGTCGTACACATCAAGGAAATCCTGCACCCGCATGGCGTCATAGCAACACTGCAGGCGCGCGGCTATACGGTCGAGCCGCCGAAATAA